The genomic interval CTGCGCGAGGGGCTCGTCGTGCTGTACTTGGGAGCCCTGCATATCGGCCACGATGCCGCCCTGGCCCTCTCGCTGCTCACGGGCGCAACCGTACTGCTGACAAGCCTTCCAGGAGCGCTACTGTGGTTCGGCATCGGCCACCACCGATTGTCCCAGCACCCGGCGATTGAAGCCAGCGAAAACCCTCGCTAAACTCGCCGAGGACGATGCCGGCATAGCTCAGCAGGTAGAGCAACCGATTTGTAATCGGTAGGTCACGGGTTCGATTCCTGTTGCCGGCACCAACTAAAGGAATTAATTGGATTTTTCAACCCCCGATAGCCCGCATCGTCGTAAACGGTGCAGGAAGTCGATCCAGAAGGCCCTCGTCTCGGCTAGACCTACCGCTATGCCCCGTACCTCGGGCCGGATTTCGGTATGCTCGGCGCCGTGCGCGTAATGCGCCGCCCCGCATTGGGACTCGGCTTCCACCCCCATCGAGCTGCAACGCCAACTGCCCCAACCCGCGCGACAAATCACGTCGGCCTCCTTTTCCACAAATTGCATCAGCGTCGTGCTGTCCATGGTCAGCGCCGTGGTCTCCATCGTTGGTTGCATTCAAGCCACCTCCAGTGTTCGGAGATCCGCGGTGGCCACCCAGTCCCGCCAACGATGTACACCCCGCCCTGGAATACTACCCGCACACACGATGGTACTCGGTTACAAAATGCATAATTTGGGCTTTCTCGGGACGCAGCGCGTCTATGAAAGGTCGGGCTGAGCGATTAAGATGCTCGCGGAATCGTTTGGAGTGGATCTTGCCCGTCATGCCGATTCGCCGTGCCCTGTCATCCCAGTTTTTGGCTTTTTCCCGGGGGCGGTACCCTAGGGCCTTGACTGCATGCGTGTTGCGCATCGTCCTCTGCTTCGCCGCAAGCGGCGCGGCGCCCCTGGCGCTGGCGGCCGAGTCCGCTGCAACGTGGCAGGGCGGCAGTGTCTGGAAGGGGCAAATCGCCAAGCAGCCGGTGCACGTCTGTTTTCAACGCGAAGATTGGGCGTTGTACTATTACGACAAACACCAGACCCTGATCGCGCTCACGCCCGAAAATGACCGGCGCGTGTGGCGTGAGCTGGTAGACCTGGACGGCAGGCCAAAATATAACGGTGCGGTATGGCGTATCGGCACGGTGACCGAGGATTCCATGTCCGTCGACTGGGAGCGGCAGGGCAAGACGCTGCACGTCACCCTCACCCGGGTACCGCTGACGGCGGAAGATTCGAAGAACAACGCCTGCGCGACTCAGGCCTTCAACGCGCCGCGCTACGCCGTCAAACCCAGGATCGTGCAGCGCGACGACCCACGCCGGCCCTTCATCGATCTGTCCGTCGACTACGGCCCGGCGTTCAAGAAAAACTACTCCGCCCAAGGCGTTTTGCTCCGCGGCAGCGACCCGCGGGCACGGCGTTTCAACGCCTGGGCGCGGCGGCACATGCAAGAAATTGCGGACGACTTCTACGATTGCCAAGAGGGAGCGCTTTTCGGGCAGGGGTCGGATGGTTCCCAAGAGCTGTCGTTGTTGTGGCCGCCAGAGATCATCGTTGGGCGTTTTCTGCAGTGGGCTGAGTCGCACAAGAATCAGTGCGCCATGCGGCCGGGTTAAAGGATCCCGACAACGTCGGTGAATCTTCAGAGTGCCGTGACGTGCTCGGCCACGCGAGCTACCAGGTTGCCATCGGCCGGGACGGTCTGTATTTCACCCCCGCCTTTCTTCCACTCGAAGGGCCGGACTGCACGACAACTCTGCGCCTGTCTTTTTCCCAGCTCAAGCCGCTGCTCTCGCCGCTCGGTCGGCAGCAGATGGGGGCACTCTTCGCCGATAAAAAGGGCGGGTCAGGCAAGAAATGATGGGACTGCCGCACACCCTGGACGAAGGTGCGCCAACTGCTTGACAACTCGGGATCAGCCAGAAAAAAGCCACGGTGGCATCCAGAGAGAACTTCACGCTCGCTCTTCGTCCCTGAGCGCACGTATTTTGACCCCCGCCTCGGAGGGGCGCGACGCCGTGAAAGACAAGTCCCCGCCACCATCCCGGCCGCGTGGACCTGCCCGATACCCTGCCCCGCCTTGAGCTCCGCCACGACCCCGACGGCTGCACCTACGGCTAGTGCGGCGGCCCTCTGGAGACGATTGGTCATCCGCCACATCTGCCCGAAGCTGGCCTGCCGCCCTTGCAGTACCCTCGAAAGCCCGGCCATGCCGGCGCAGGTAATCGATAAGGGTTTGCCTACGGCGCACAGGGCGGCTCAGGTCCTGACGGCCAAGCACGTGGATCGCCTGCCCCGGTAGCGGAACGTCTTCGCGCATACCCCGGACCGCAACGGCAGCCGAGCTTCCTGACCATCTCCCCGATCCGTGACGCGATTACGGGTTGGCGCGCCGCGGCGCGGGCTGGTAGGCACTCGGTCTCTCTCTGATGGTGTCTATTCCGAGCTCAAGTCGCCGGATGGATAGCTCAGTAGTGGTAGCGGCATTGGGCAACCAAAATAGTGTCCTCTTGGATCGCATAGACCAGGCGATGCTCTTCGTCGATGCGTCTGGACCAAAAGCCGGCCAGGTTATGCTTCAGGGGTTCGGGTTTTCCGATCCCTTGAAAGGGGGATCGCCGTATATCCTTCAGGAGGGTATTGATGCGCTTCAACGTGTCCCCATCGTGCGCTTGCCAGAACAGATAGTCCTCCCAGGCCGGATCGGAGAACTTAATCGGCATCCACCAGTGCCCTGATCGTCCCGCCGCCCGCCGCCAGCTGCTCGATGGCTTCGGCGAGTCGCTTCGCGTTTTTCGGGCTGCGCATCAGGTAGGCGGTTTCTTCCAGGGCGTTGAAATCCTGCAGGGACATCATCACGACCGGTTCTCCGGATTGGCGCGTGATCAGGATCGGAGCGCGGTCATTGGTGACCTTGTTCATGATCTCGGACAAGTGCTGTCGGGTGTGGCTGTAGGTTACCGCGTCCATAACGACCTCCCTAATTGTACTTAAACTAGTACAATGCGCGCCGACGGTCAACTAGCGCTCAGCGCAGGCCTCACATCCGCGTGCCGCCGAAAGTGAGTGTATGGGTTCTGTATTCACGGTGTAAATCCGCATGAGCAGATAAACAGCCGTCAGCGCCGAGGTCTGAACACACAGCTAAAGCCCAGATAGATAGGTGATGATCTAATATCATGTAACTACCTGTTTTATATGGTGGGCCCGGCAGGATTTGAACCCGCGACCAAAGGATTATGAGTCCCCTGCTCTGACCAGCTGAGCTACAGGCCCGAAACGCCGGGTCGGTCTCGTGACCGGCCCAGATGGCAACCTAGCGCATTACGACGTGATGGTCACCTCACCGTCCACAAAACTGCGCAGGCGCTCGGAGCGCGACGGATGGCGCAGTTTACGCAGAGCCTTGGCTTCGATCTGCCGGATGCGCTCGCGGGTCACGTCGAACTGCTTGCCGACCTCCTCCAGGGTGTGGTCGGTATTCATGCCAATCCCAAAGCGCATACGCAGCACCTTGGCCTCCCGCGGCGTCAGGCCGGTATCCAGAAGCTCCTCTACCACCTCGCGGATGGCAGCATTGACGGCCGCATCGGTGGGGGCAGCGACATTGCGGTCCTCGATGAAGTCCCCCAGGTGGGAGTCCTCATCGTCGCCTATGGGCGTCTCCATGGAAATGGGTTCCTTGGCAATCTTCAGGACCTTGCGGATCTTGTCCTCCGGCATCTCCATACGCGCCGCGAGCTCTTCCGGGGTGGGTTCGCGCCCCATCTCCTGCAGCATCTGACGGCTGATCCGGTTGAGTTTGTTGATGGTCTCGATCATGTGCACGGGGATCCGGATGGTGCGAGCCTGATCCGCTATGCTACGGGTGATGGCCTGACGAATCCACCAGGTGGCGTAGGTACTGAACTTGTAGCCGCGGCGGTATTCGAACTTGTCCACGGCCTTCATGAGACCAATGTTGCCCTCTTGGATGAGATCCAGGAACTGCAGGCCACGGTTGGTGTATTTCTTGGCGATGGAGATCACCAGACGCAGGTTGGCCTCGACCATCTCCTTCTTGGCCCGACGCGCCTTGGCCTCACCGATGGACATGAGGCGACTGGCCTCCTTGATCTCGGCAATGGGCAGACCTGCCCGTTCCTCGATGTCGGCCAGCTGGGTCATGACGGCCACGATCTCGTCGCGCAGCACCAGCATCATGGGGCTGTAGGGGCGGCCTGCGGCAATCTGGGCATCGACCCAGGCGATATCGCTTTCGTGCCCTGGGTAACTGCGCACGAACTCCTTGCGCGGGAAACCGGCGCGGTCGATGCACAGGGCCATCAATTCGCGCTCGGCCAGACGCACTTCCTCCGTCAGGTTGCGCAGCGCATCGGCCATGAGGTCGATCTGGCGCACGTTGAGCTTCATCTCCATGAAGCGATCGGCCAGCAGTTGGCGTTGTTCCTGATATTCCGGGCTGCGCACCTTGCCTGCCTTGTGCAAGGCAAGCAGGTGCTCGTAGCCGGCGCGGATGGCGGCAAAGCGCTCCAAGGCCTCCTCCAGCTGCGGCCCCTTGTCCGCCACACTGAGGCCAGCGCCGTCCTCCTCATCCTCGTCCTCGTCGCCGTCATCGGCCTCATCGGCCTCGGCGGCGAGTCCCAAATCCTCATCCTCGGCCGCTGCTTCGTTGATGGCATTGGGGTCAATGAAAGCATCCACGACCTCATCCAGGCGCAGCTCGCCCTGCTCCACCTTCTGCGCTGCCTCCAGCAATAGGGCAATGGTGGTGGGACAGGTGGATACAGCGCGCAGCACCTGCAGGAGACCGTCCTCGATGCGCCGCGCGATTTCGATCTCGCCTTCGCGGGTCAGGAGCTCCACCGTACCCATCTCACGCATGTACATACGCACGGGGTCGCTGGTTCGACCGATGTCGGCTTCCACCACGGCCAAGGCCTCTTCGGCAGCCTCTTCCGCTTCCTGAGCGGCCACGATGGGGTTGCCCTCGTTGTCCATGAGCAGGGTTTCGTCATCGGGCGCCTCTTCGAAGACTTCAATGCCCATGTCGTTGATCATGGTGATGACGTTTTCCATCTGCTCCGGATCAAAGACATCCTCAGGCAGGAGGTCATTGATCTCGCGATAGGTCAGATAGCCCTGCTCTTTTCCCCGGGCAATCAACCGCTTGAGCTCGGAACGCTGAGACTCGTTGTCCACCGTACTGTCACTCTCTCTCATAGACAACCCACCGACGCGGAAAGCCGCGTATTGTATAAGAAAACCACCGCCGATGAAAAGCCGACCGGCGCACTTGGGTAAACCGGTCCATTGGCACTTTCACGACCCCCTAGGACTCCTCACCCTTCGACCTTCGTCCCTTGGTGATGCGCAGGAGCTCCTGCCGCTCCTCCGGCGACAGGGCCGCAAGGCCTGCGCGATCCGCGGTTCGTCCTATGAAACGAATACGCGCCTGGGTCAGCTGCAGATTCAGGCGCGCCACGCAATCCCGTACCTCACTCTGCGATCCCTCGTCGGACCCTACGGACGGTGCAAACTGCTCGCGAAACAGCGCATCCAGATCCCACCGCGCCGCCAGCCGGGCAAAAAGGGCCTGACTTCCTATATGGGTGGACTCAGACAAAATTTCAAGGCCGTCTGCCAGCACCTCGGCGTGGGTATCCTCGTCGCGAAGGTATACCAGCAATCTTCGTTCCAATTGCTGCCAGTGCGGATCCACGGGGCGCTGGAGCAAAAGCCGCAGGGCCGCCTGACAGAGACTCGGCCGCCCGGGGCGCTTGGCCTTCACGGGCACCGGCTTGGGCGCGGATTCTGGGAAAGCTTGCGCAGAGGTCTTGGGCAGGACGACGGCGACACCAGCAATCTCCTCGAGCCGCTGACCATAGACCGCCCGCAGATCGGCATCCTGCACCTGGGCCAAAAATGCCCGTGCCTCGCCCAGGAATTGGGCCTTCTCGTCCGCTTTTTTTAGATCGTAGCGCTCACGCAACACGCTGAGGTGATGATCCAGGGCAGGACGTGCCTGCGCCAGAATCTCCTCGAAGGCCGCTGCGCCCCCCTTGCGCACCAGAGAGTCGGGGTCCTCGCCCTCGGGCAGGAAAAGCACCCGTAAAAGCCGGCCGGGACGCAGTCGCGCTGGCGCCAGTTGCAGTGCTCGCCAGGCCGCCGCGCGGCCCGCAGCGTCGCCGTCGAAGCACAGCACGATCTCCCCGGCAGTGCGCCAGAGGATCTCCAACTGCTTGTCCGTCAGGGCCGTACCACTGGCCGCCACGGCAAAATCCAATCCGGCCTGATGCAGGGTAATGACGTCCAGGTAGCCCTCCACCAGCACCACCCGTCGACGCCGACGGATGCCCTCTCGCGCCAGATCCAGACCGTAAAGCATCTGTCCCTTGTGGTAGAGGATGGTCTCTGGGCTGTTGAGGTACTTGGGCTCGCGCCCGTCCGTGCTGCGTCCGGCAAAGCCGCAAAGCTGCCCGCGACCGTCGCGCAGGGGAAAGATGACTCGAGCACGAAAACGGTCGTAGTAACGGCCGTCGTCGCGCCGGGAGACCAGCCCGGCCGCCACCAGCAGTTCCCGCTGGGCGGAATTCTGGCCCAGACGGGAGGTGAGAAACTGTGCCTGATCGGGCGCAAAACCCAGGCCAAAATGGTTCCAGGTGGCTTCACTGAGGCCGCGCTGCCGCCAGTAGGCCTGTGCCGGCGGATGACTGTGCAGGGCCTCCCGGTAGAGTTTTTCGGCGGCCTCCAGGATGGCCCGCACGGGCCGGGGGTCGGGCCCTTCGGGGCGTCCCTCCTGGGGGAGCGGGATACCAGCCTCCTCCGCCAGGAGACTTACGGCCTCGACAAAGGAAAGACGCTCGTAGGCCATGAGAAAGCCAATGGCGTTGCCGTGGGCGTGGCAGCCAAAACAGTAGTAGATCTGCTTCTCCGGACTCACGGAAAAGGATGGGCTCTTCTCCTGATGAAAGGGACAGCAAGACCAATAGTCCTTACCCTTTTTCTTCAGCGACACACGGCTGTCTATGAGGCGCAGGATGTCGCTGCGGGCAAGGACCGTATCGATGAAGGCCTGGGAGAAGCGGGTCATACCCTAGCGTAAATCCAGTTCGCTGACGCCACCACCGCCCTGTT from Acidithiobacillus caldus ATCC 51756 carries:
- a CDS encoding Txe/YoeB family addiction module toxin, with protein sequence MPIKFSDPAWEDYLFWQAHDGDTLKRINTLLKDIRRSPFQGIGKPEPLKHNLAGFWSRRIDEEHRLVYAIQEDTILVAQCRYHY
- a CDS encoding type II toxin-antitoxin system prevent-host-death family antitoxin yields the protein MDAVTYSHTRQHLSEIMNKVTNDRAPILITRQSGEPVVMMSLQDFNALEETAYLMRSPKNAKRLAEAIEQLAAGGGTIRALVDAD
- the rpoD gene encoding RNA polymerase sigma factor RpoD, giving the protein MRESDSTVDNESQRSELKRLIARGKEQGYLTYREINDLLPEDVFDPEQMENVITMINDMGIEVFEEAPDDETLLMDNEGNPIVAAQEAEEAAEEALAVVEADIGRTSDPVRMYMREMGTVELLTREGEIEIARRIEDGLLQVLRAVSTCPTTIALLLEAAQKVEQGELRLDEVVDAFIDPNAINEAAAEDEDLGLAAEADEADDGDEDEDEEDGAGLSVADKGPQLEEALERFAAIRAGYEHLLALHKAGKVRSPEYQEQRQLLADRFMEMKLNVRQIDLMADALRNLTEEVRLAERELMALCIDRAGFPRKEFVRSYPGHESDIAWVDAQIAAGRPYSPMMLVLRDEIVAVMTQLADIEERAGLPIAEIKEASRLMSIGEAKARRAKKEMVEANLRLVISIAKKYTNRGLQFLDLIQEGNIGLMKAVDKFEYRRGYKFSTYATWWIRQAITRSIADQARTIRIPVHMIETINKLNRISRQMLQEMGREPTPEELAARMEMPEDKIRKVLKIAKEPISMETPIGDDEDSHLGDFIEDRNVAAPTDAAVNAAIREVVEELLDTGLTPREAKVLRMRFGIGMNTDHTLEEVGKQFDVTRERIRQIEAKALRKLRHPSRSERLRSFVDGEVTITS
- the dnaG gene encoding DNA primase; the protein is MTRFSQAFIDTVLARSDILRLIDSRVSLKKKGKDYWSCCPFHQEKSPSFSVSPEKQIYYCFGCHAHGNAIGFLMAYERLSFVEAVSLLAEEAGIPLPQEGRPEGPDPRPVRAILEAAEKLYREALHSHPPAQAYWRQRGLSEATWNHFGLGFAPDQAQFLTSRLGQNSAQRELLVAAGLVSRRDDGRYYDRFRARVIFPLRDGRGQLCGFAGRSTDGREPKYLNSPETILYHKGQMLYGLDLAREGIRRRRRVVLVEGYLDVITLHQAGLDFAVAASGTALTDKQLEILWRTAGEIVLCFDGDAAGRAAAWRALQLAPARLRPGRLLRVLFLPEGEDPDSLVRKGGAAAFEEILAQARPALDHHLSVLRERYDLKKADEKAQFLGEARAFLAQVQDADLRAVYGQRLEEIAGVAVVLPKTSAQAFPESAPKPVPVKAKRPGRPSLCQAALRLLLQRPVDPHWQQLERRLLVYLRDEDTHAEVLADGLEILSESTHIGSQALFARLAARWDLDALFREQFAPSVGSDEGSQSEVRDCVARLNLQLTQARIRFIGRTADRAGLAALSPEERQELLRITKGRRSKGEES